The Tepidibacter aestuarii genome contains a region encoding:
- a CDS encoding Rossmann-like and DUF2520 domain-containing protein: MKICFIGAGKVGTAFGLYLSRKGFDVIGYYSKNFESAKKASYLTKSTPYESLSDMIKISDIIFITTNDDSIESAVNKLSQENILKEGQIIVHMSGSHSSSILNSIEKFGCYIYSMHPLQSFANVEKSVEKLENTVFTIEGSIEKIDVLESILEKTENKYFKIDSNSKNIYHAGACVISNYLVTLMDFGLSFFDSIGIDEKDAFEAVYPLIEGTIENIKNLGCKNALTGPLARGDINTIENHLNSIKVNIPQKLSFYETMALMTLDLSSKVPSRNKEKIEILKNILQGGLNDE; this comes from the coding sequence TTGAAAATTTGTTTTATAGGTGCTGGAAAAGTAGGTACTGCCTTCGGACTTTATTTAAGCCGAAAGGGATTTGATGTAATTGGTTATTACAGTAAAAACTTTGAATCAGCAAAAAAAGCATCTTATTTAACAAAATCAACGCCATATGAAAGCTTATCAGATATGATTAAAATATCGGATATTATATTTATTACTACGAATGATGATTCGATAGAAAGTGCAGTCAATAAATTGTCTCAGGAAAATATTTTAAAAGAAGGCCAAATCATAGTACATATGAGCGGTTCACACTCATCAAGCATATTGAATAGTATTGAAAAATTTGGATGTTATATTTATTCAATGCATCCTCTACAATCATTTGCTAACGTGGAAAAATCAGTTGAAAAGCTTGAAAATACAGTTTTTACAATTGAAGGAAGCATTGAAAAAATAGATGTTTTAGAATCAATTTTAGAAAAGACAGAAAATAAGTATTTTAAAATTGATTCTAATTCAAAAAACATCTATCATGCTGGAGCCTGTGTGATCTCGAACTATTTAGTAACTTTAATGGATTTTGGACTTTCTTTTTTTGATTCAATAGGAATTGATGAAAAGGATGCTTTTGAAGCAGTGTATCCATTAATTGAAGGAACTATTGAAAATATTAAAAATTTAGGATGTAAAAATGCACTTACAGGCCCACTGGCTAGGGGAGATATTAATACAATAGAAAATCATTTAAACTCAATAAAGGTAAATATTCCTCAAAAACTTTCATTTTATGAAACCATGGCTCTTATGACGTTAGACCTTTCATCAAAGGTACCATCACGAAATAAAGAAAAAATTGAAATACTAAAAAATATTTTACAAGGGGGACTAAATGATGAATAA
- a CDS encoding EamA family transporter, with amino-acid sequence MMLVIIATVFYNICQKSINENINPFASMIVTYSVALVCSIASALIFQNKNILVSFKELNWATYILGVAIFVLEIGFLLVYRSGWSINIAPLFANIITTLVLVFVGLYIFKEQLSITNIVGICLSVMGLILMKK; translated from the coding sequence ATGATGCTAGTAATTATTGCAACGGTATTTTATAACATATGCCAAAAATCCATAAATGAAAATATAAACCCATTTGCTTCAATGATAGTGACTTATTCTGTTGCATTAGTTTGTTCTATTGCTTCAGCATTAATATTTCAAAATAAAAATATACTAGTTTCTTTTAAAGAACTAAATTGGGCAACGTATATACTAGGGGTGGCTATTTTTGTTTTAGAAATAGGATTTTTATTAGTATATAGAAGTGGTTGGAGCATAAATATAGCACCACTCTTTGCTAATATTATTACAACTTTAGTACTAGTATTTGTTGGATTATATATTTTTAAAGAGCAATTATCTATAACGAATATAGTTGGCATATGTTTAAGTGTTATGGGGTTAATTTTAATGAAGAAATAA
- a CDS encoding DeoR/GlpR family DNA-binding transcription regulator, giving the protein MNNFIDERKNLILNELNNYGKVSVAQLAKKFGVTTETIRRDLYALEGEHKLKRIHGGAIKISFDKQEPSHMQRRDVYREEKQKIGRKAASLVNDNEVIAIDAGTTTCEILYHLKDKKNITLLLNSVAALNIMIDLKNKGVFDGKIIFLGGEINTDQLSCIGPISENLLNNFYVDKAFIAVGGINIQNGITGFDINEANLSKKIMETSKEVVVVADHSKIGVRNFYKISEIQDVNIIVCDEETPNEWKDTLNKHEIIWIKA; this is encoded by the coding sequence TTGAATAACTTTATAGATGAAAGAAAAAATCTTATATTAAATGAATTAAACAATTATGGAAAAGTATCTGTTGCTCAGCTTGCTAAAAAATTTGGAGTTACAACAGAAACAATTAGAAGAGATTTATATGCTTTAGAAGGCGAACATAAATTAAAGAGAATACATGGTGGGGCAATAAAAATTTCTTTTGATAAACAAGAACCTTCTCATATGCAAAGAAGAGACGTTTATAGAGAAGAAAAACAAAAAATAGGACGAAAAGCAGCAAGTCTAGTTAATGATAATGAAGTAATAGCTATAGATGCTGGAACTACTACTTGTGAAATACTATATCATTTAAAAGATAAAAAAAATATTACATTACTACTAAATTCTGTAGCTGCCCTTAATATAATGATAGACTTAAAAAATAAGGGAGTGTTTGATGGAAAGATAATTTTTCTAGGTGGAGAAATAAACACTGATCAATTATCATGCATTGGACCTATAAGTGAAAATCTTTTGAATAATTTCTATGTAGATAAAGCATTTATAGCTGTTGGTGGAATTAATATACAAAATGGGATAACTGGATTTGATATAAATGAAGCAAATTTATCAAAGAAGATAATGGAAACATCAAAAGAAGTTGTAGTGGTTGCAGATCATTCAAAAATAGGAGTAAGGAATTTTTATAAAATTTCAGAAATTCAAGATGTTAATATAATTGTTTGTGATGAAGAGACGCCAAATGAATGGAAAGACACATTAAATAAACATGAAATTATTTGGATAAAGGCATAA
- a CDS encoding alkaline phosphatase family protein — protein sequence MQKVILVILDGLNYNTGISRMGFMHHLVEMKKAQLYKVIAALPSMSRPLYETILTGTNPIEHGITNNNINRRSKEESIFSIARKSGLKTGAAAYHWVSELYNKSPFNYIEDRIQNDSAQNIQNGMFYYDDNYPDSHLFLDAEYIRKAYDPDFLLIHPMGIDEIGHQYSSESKEYRKKAIEVDTILSNHIPTWIEEGYNIIVTADHGMNKDHGHGGIEDDERLVPMWTIGESFIDTDCKEVNQLIIAPTICKILGIEPSKKMMKEKFIGLK from the coding sequence ATGCAGAAAGTTATATTGGTAATTTTAGATGGTCTAAATTATAACACAGGTATATCTAGAATGGGATTTATGCATCATCTTGTAGAAATGAAAAAAGCTCAATTATATAAAGTAATAGCTGCTCTTCCTAGTATGTCTAGACCTTTATATGAGACTATATTAACTGGAACAAATCCAATAGAGCATGGCATTACAAATAATAATATAAATAGAAGATCTAAAGAAGAAAGTATATTTAGTATAGCAAGAAAGTCAGGACTAAAGACAGGTGCAGCAGCATATCACTGGGTAAGTGAATTATATAATAAGTCACCATTTAATTATATAGAAGATAGAATCCAAAATGATTCAGCACAGAATATACAAAACGGTATGTTTTACTATGATGATAATTATCCAGACAGTCACCTTTTTTTAGACGCTGAATATATAAGAAAAGCGTATGATCCAGATTTTTTATTAATACATCCTATGGGCATTGATGAAATAGGACACCAATACTCATCTGAATCTAAGGAATATAGAAAAAAAGCAATAGAAGTTGATACTATATTGTCAAATCATATACCAACATGGATTGAAGAAGGATATAATATTATAGTTACTGCTGATCATGGAATGAATAAAGACCATGGCCATGGAGGAATAGAAGATGATGAAAGACTTGTTCCTATGTGGACAATAGGAGAATCATTTATTGATACTGATTGTAAGGAAGTAAATCAATTAATAATTGCTCCAACAATATGCAAAATATTAGGTATAGAGCCTAGTAAAAAAATGATGAAGGAAAAGTTTATAGGACTAAAATAA
- a CDS encoding sugar phosphate isomerase/epimerase family protein, translating to MRIGLETESYHLAFQNGLMDIFGFIRKTAELGLDGVMINIIALPGDKYIHPEWGTLGGEDPDHLERVRKEIKKYGLFAEIDTRGTDPQHLTKVINVANTIGADVIRTYCCFNGYERERLERAPEDIKKIVPLLKRYRIKLAVENHEEETADEVIKIVKEVNSPWVGVHCDIGNSMMAWEEPVDAVRKLAPYAYTTHFKDHIIIKDEDQYRVCGVPVGKGNIDLEKCFEILVNDSTLTRINIEMCYPYVSIFKREKGTGGVSELGKGAFKVEETPFDPSVIKPSQYYYPPEEHLISLLKAQMKGVEESVKYVLGLRDKYCR from the coding sequence ATGAGAATAGGATTAGAAACTGAGAGCTATCATTTAGCGTTTCAAAATGGATTAATGGATATATTCGGATTTATAAGAAAGACTGCTGAATTAGGGCTTGATGGTGTAATGATAAATATTATAGCATTGCCTGGTGATAAATATATTCATCCTGAATGGGGTACTCTTGGAGGAGAAGACCCAGATCATTTAGAAAGAGTAAGAAAAGAGATAAAAAAATATGGATTATTCGCTGAAATTGATACAAGGGGCACTGATCCACAGCATTTAACGAAGGTTATAAATGTTGCAAATACAATTGGTGCAGATGTAATTAGAACTTATTGCTGTTTTAATGGATATGAGCGTGAAAGATTAGAAAGAGCACCAGAAGATATAAAGAAAATAGTTCCACTTCTTAAAAGGTATAGAATAAAACTTGCTGTTGAAAACCATGAAGAAGAAACCGCAGATGAAGTAATTAAAATAGTTAAAGAAGTTAACAGCCCATGGGTTGGAGTGCATTGTGATATCGGAAATTCAATGATGGCATGGGAAGAACCTGTTGATGCAGTTAGAAAGTTAGCTCCTTATGCATATACAACACATTTTAAGGATCATATCATTATAAAGGATGAAGACCAATATAGAGTATGTGGAGTTCCAGTAGGAAAAGGTAATATAGATTTAGAAAAATGTTTTGAAATATTAGTTAATGATTCAACTCTAACAAGAATAAATATTGAAATGTGTTATCCTTATGTTTCGATATTTAAAAGGGAAAAAGGTACAGGTGGTGTATCTGAATTAGGAAAAGGTGCATTTAAAGTTGAAGAGACACCTTTTGATCCGAGTGTAATAAAACCATCGCAGTATTATTATCCTCCAGAAGAACATTTAATAAGTTTGCTTAAAGCACAAATGAAGGGTGTTGAAGAATCTGTTAAATATGTACTAGGACTTAGAGACAAGTATTGTAGATAA
- a CDS encoding ABC transporter ATP-binding protein produces the protein MSYLNIKDVEKSFGDLKVLKKTSLNIEKGKLITLLGPSGSGKSTLLRSIAGLESIDSGSIIVDGEDITSKEPKDRDVGMVFQQYVLFPNMTVYDNIAFGLKLKKMDKKTIDKKVKEVLSLVELSDKANSYPHQLSGGQQQRVALARSIILEPKILLFDEPLSALDRKIRKNLQVQIKKIQRELDITSVFVTHDQEEAMIISDEIYLMNNGEIEQKGSPQELYNNPKTSFVAKFIGTYNVFSKDVFEQYFKKNINAEEVAIRPEVIQISKDDISNEEYNLKDCTVADVSVIGNTIRYEVIKNGFSINVDVINDDLQDIKLGEKVNIFVPKKKCIFFEK, from the coding sequence GTGAGTTATTTAAATATAAAAGATGTTGAAAAAAGTTTTGGAGATTTAAAAGTATTAAAGAAAACTTCATTAAATATAGAAAAAGGAAAGTTAATAACATTATTAGGCCCAAGTGGAAGTGGTAAAAGTACACTCCTTAGAAGTATTGCTGGTCTTGAAAGTATAGATAGTGGTTCTATTATAGTAGATGGAGAAGATATAACAAGTAAGGAGCCAAAAGATAGAGATGTAGGAATGGTATTTCAGCAGTATGTTCTTTTTCCAAATATGACTGTGTACGATAACATAGCATTTGGCTTAAAGTTAAAAAAGATGGATAAAAAAACGATAGATAAAAAGGTTAAAGAAGTATTATCTTTGGTTGAGCTTTCAGATAAAGCTAATTCATATCCTCATCAATTATCAGGAGGACAACAGCAGCGTGTTGCTTTGGCTCGTTCTATAATATTAGAACCTAAAATACTATTATTTGATGAACCACTTAGTGCACTAGATAGAAAAATAAGAAAAAATCTTCAAGTTCAGATAAAAAAAATACAAAGAGAACTAGATATAACAAGTGTATTTGTAACACATGATCAAGAAGAAGCAATGATTATATCAGATGAAATTTACCTGATGAATAATGGAGAAATAGAGCAAAAAGGTTCTCCTCAAGAATTATACAATAACCCTAAAACTTCATTTGTAGCAAAGTTTATAGGAACTTATAATGTTTTTAGTAAAGATGTATTTGAACAGTATTTTAAGAAAAATATAAATGCAGAAGAAGTTGCAATAAGACCAGAGGTTATACAAATAAGCAAGGATGATATTTCAAATGAAGAATATAATTTAAAAGATTGTACAGTAGCTGACGTTTCAGTAATTGGTAATACAATAAGATATGAAGTTATAAAAAATGGATTTAGTATAAATGTAGATGTTATAAATGATGATTTACAAGACATAAAATTAGGAGAAAAAGTAAATATATTTGTACCTAAGAAAAAATGTATATTCTTTGAAAAATAA
- a CDS encoding ABC transporter permease, whose translation MIKKKMWLHKTTIGLLVTYLLLPLVAIFIYSISTDWYKTVLPEGYTFEWYTSLFSDMRFWHAMGRSLFVAIVPIIITLIAVLLALFVVSVYLPKYERILQSIVLMPYVIPGVVLAISLIRLYSSTLGSSIWILVFAYSVFILPYMYQGIRNSLRNINVKQLVEASELLGATKTKAFSKVVVPNILPGIKVSVLLSFSILLGEFALVNLLIGGRYETIQIMLFEMLKESGHISSALVTTYFVIVLVISYAALKLSKSAQVEK comes from the coding sequence ATGATAAAAAAGAAGATGTGGCTGCATAAAACAACTATAGGACTACTTGTAACGTACCTATTACTTCCTTTAGTAGCAATTTTTATATACTCTATTTCAACCGATTGGTATAAAACAGTACTTCCTGAGGGATATACGTTTGAGTGGTATACAAGTTTATTTAGCGATATGAGATTTTGGCATGCAATGGGACGTTCTTTGTTTGTTGCTATAGTTCCAATAATAATAACTTTAATTGCAGTATTACTAGCATTATTTGTAGTAAGCGTGTATTTACCAAAGTATGAAAGAATATTACAAAGTATAGTATTAATGCCATATGTAATACCTGGAGTAGTACTTGCAATATCATTAATAAGATTATATTCATCTACTTTAGGCAGTTCAATATGGATACTTGTATTTGCTTATTCAGTATTTATACTTCCATATATGTATCAAGGTATTAGGAATAGTTTAAGAAATATAAATGTAAAACAGTTAGTAGAAGCAAGTGAACTTTTAGGAGCAACAAAGACAAAGGCATTTTCTAAGGTAGTTGTTCCAAATATTTTACCAGGTATAAAGGTTTCTGTTCTGTTATCATTTTCAATATTATTAGGTGAATTTGCATTAGTTAATCTTCTTATTGGTGGAAGGTATGAAACAATACAAATAATGTTATTTGAAATGTTAAAAGAATCAGGGCATATTTCAAGTGCATTAGTTACAACATACTTTGTAATTGTATTAGTAATTTCTTATGCTGCACTGAAATTAAGCAAGAGTGCACAAGTAGAAAAATAA
- a CDS encoding ABC transporter permease, which produces MKNKRTSFFIIQSVLPFVLLTGLFLLIPSFTMIVDSFKSNLGGMFTLENYKTVLTNTFYLVAIKNSINISLISSLFGLAVALVCAYSISNFGEKGQNRIITILNMTSNFSGVPLALGNILLLGNSGIFILLLKKMGINTFTNFTLYSWTGLIITYVYFQIPLAVMLLYPSFLGIKKEWRESAMLLGANSLQFWAKIGIPVLLPGIVGTLSILFANAMGAYATAYALVGSNYNLLTIRIGSLVTGDVMPKPELAATLAVILGITTITTMIINEKMSKYIRRG; this is translated from the coding sequence ATGAAAAATAAAAGAACATCATTTTTTATAATTCAATCAGTTTTACCTTTTGTTTTATTAACTGGATTATTCTTATTAATACCAAGCTTTACAATGATTGTAGATAGTTTCAAAAGTAATCTAGGTGGCATGTTTACTTTAGAAAATTACAAAACAGTACTTACAAATACATTTTATTTAGTAGCAATTAAAAATAGTATAAATATATCTTTGATTTCTAGTTTATTTGGACTAGCAGTTGCATTAGTATGTGCATATTCAATTTCTAATTTTGGAGAAAAAGGACAAAATCGCATTATAACGATATTAAATATGACTTCAAATTTTTCAGGGGTGCCTTTAGCTTTAGGTAACATTTTGTTACTTGGAAATTCTGGGATATTTATTTTATTACTAAAAAAAATGGGTATAAACACATTTACTAATTTTACCTTATACTCTTGGACCGGACTTATAATAACATATGTATATTTTCAAATACCATTAGCAGTAATGCTTTTGTATCCATCTTTTTTAGGAATAAAAAAAGAATGGAGAGAATCAGCTATGCTGTTAGGGGCTAACTCACTTCAATTTTGGGCTAAAATTGGAATTCCTGTTTTATTACCAGGTATAGTAGGAACATTGAGTATTTTATTTGCAAATGCTATGGGTGCTTATGCAACAGCTTACGCATTAGTAGGAAGTAACTATAATCTATTGACTATAAGAATAGGCTCACTTGTTACTGGAGATGTGATGCCAAAACCAGAGCTTGCTGCTACTTTAGCTGTAATACTAGGTATAACAACAATAACTACTATGATAATAAATGAAAAAATGAGCAAATACATTAGGAGAGGATAA
- a CDS encoding ABC transporter substrate-binding protein gives MKFKKLVTGIIASTILATSLVGCGTKDEEIKGNTIDPNITIEQITKLAKEEGEVVSIGMPDSWANWKDTWNDLNKKYGLKHSDTDLSSAEEIAKLEAEKKNPTADIGDVGWSYGPVAKERGLTLPYKTSHWDSVPDWAKDEEGNWMLAYTGTMAILANKELVDNPPKSFQDILEGDYNVCVDDVTTGTQSQMAVLAAAMAFGGDENNIQPGLDFFAELAKQGRLLTGKNDLASIENGEVDVTLIWDFNALAYRDKIDRDRFYVAIPSDASVRTGYTTIINKYAQHPYSAMLAREYIFSDEGQINLAKGYAKPVREDVELPADVQAMLLPNEQYKNVKEIKDFEGWSKTVENIGRLWQEQVLVYMK, from the coding sequence ATGAAATTTAAAAAGCTTGTTACAGGAATAATTGCATCAACTATATTAGCTACTTCTTTAGTAGGTTGTGGTACTAAAGATGAAGAAATCAAAGGAAATACAATAGATCCTAATATTACAATTGAGCAAATTACAAAGTTAGCTAAAGAAGAAGGAGAAGTTGTAAGTATAGGTATGCCGGATAGCTGGGCAAACTGGAAAGATACTTGGAATGATTTAAATAAAAAGTACGGACTTAAGCATTCTGATACAGATTTATCTAGTGCTGAAGAAATAGCAAAACTAGAAGCTGAAAAGAAAAATCCTACAGCAGATATAGGGGATGTGGGTTGGTCTTATGGTCCTGTAGCAAAGGAAAGAGGATTAACATTACCATATAAGACTTCTCATTGGGATAGCGTGCCTGATTGGGCAAAGGATGAAGAAGGAAACTGGATGTTAGCATATACAGGAACAATGGCTATATTAGCAAATAAAGAATTAGTTGATAATCCACCAAAATCTTTCCAGGATATATTAGAAGGTGATTACAATGTATGTGTTGATGATGTTACTACTGGTACTCAATCACAAATGGCTGTTTTAGCAGCTGCTATGGCTTTTGGTGGAGATGAAAATAATATACAACCAGGTCTTGATTTCTTTGCAGAACTTGCTAAGCAAGGTAGACTTTTGACTGGTAAAAATGATTTAGCAAGTATAGAAAATGGTGAAGTAGATGTTACATTAATATGGGATTTTAATGCCCTAGCTTATAGAGACAAGATAGATAGAGATAGATTCTATGTAGCTATACCATCAGATGCAAGTGTTCGTACAGGATACACAACTATAATAAACAAATATGCACAACATCCTTATTCTGCAATGCTAGCTCGTGAATATATATTTAGTGATGAAGGTCAAATAAACTTAGCAAAAGGATATGCAAAACCTGTAAGAGAAGATGTTGAATTACCAGCAGACGTTCAAGCTATGTTATTACCTAATGAGCAATATAAAAATGTTAAAGAGATAAAAGATTTTGAAGGATGGAGCAAAACAGTTGAAAATATAGGAAGGTTATGGCAAGAACAAGTTTTAGTTTATATGAAATAA
- a CDS encoding histidinol-phosphatase HisJ family protein yields the protein MRFITDHHVHTEFSGDCNTPMEDVINRAIELGLKEVMFTDHVDFDFPNNKISFEIDYEEYMRSINKFRKKYKEIDILMGVEIGYQPNLNNKIDKLLSSYDFDFVIGSIHAWEGIELDTGNLFKGKSQQEGYIKYFEMLKHTIENFDNCDVYGHLDFIVRYGNFKNKVLKYEDYKAIIDEILYMIIKNGKGIEVNTSGLRYKLDNFHPSKDILTRYFEMGGEIITLGSDAHRCKDLCADFDIAIDQLKKIGFKQITQFKNRKPSFIKI from the coding sequence ATGAGGTTTATTACTGATCATCATGTACATACAGAATTCTCAGGAGATTGTAACACACCAATGGAAGATGTTATAAATAGAGCAATAGAATTGGGGTTAAAAGAAGTAATGTTTACAGACCATGTGGATTTTGATTTTCCAAATAATAAAATTTCATTTGAAATAGACTATGAAGAGTATATGAGAAGTATTAATAAATTTAGAAAGAAATATAAAGAAATTGATATTTTGATGGGAGTTGAAATCGGGTATCAGCCTAATTTAAATAACAAAATAGATAAATTACTAAGTTCATATGATTTTGATTTTGTAATTGGATCAATACATGCTTGGGAAGGAATAGAGCTTGATACAGGAAATTTGTTTAAAGGAAAAAGTCAACAAGAAGGATATATAAAATATTTTGAAATGTTAAAGCATACTATTGAGAATTTTGATAATTGTGATGTTTATGGACATTTAGATTTTATAGTTAGATATGGGAATTTTAAGAATAAGGTATTAAAGTATGAAGATTATAAAGCTATTATAGATGAAATATTGTATATGATTATAAAAAATGGAAAAGGAATTGAAGTTAACACATCAGGATTAAGGTATAAATTGGATAATTTTCATCCTAGTAAAGATATATTGACAAGATATTTTGAAATGGGAGGTGAAATAATAACTTTAGGATCTGATGCACATAGATGCAAGGACTTGTGTGCAGACTTTGATATAGCAATAGATCAACTTAAAAAAATTGGATTTAAACAAATTACGCAATTTAAAAACAGAAAACCAAGTTTCATAAAAATTTAA
- a CDS encoding YetF domain-containing protein, which yields MLDIILRTIISFMVLLLLTRILGKKQLSQLTFFNYITGITLGSIAANFSAQSNISLINGIVSLICWTFLTIFIDYISLKFPKARVVLDGEPTIVIKKGKILNERLAEMRINMDDLSMMLRNDGIFSISEVEYAILEPDGKLSVLKKVDYQEVTKKDMTIKVTKPMYIPSEIIVDGKLINKNLKELNINHEWLYQQLKEAGINRIDEVFYAEIKSDGTIYIDKK from the coding sequence ATGTTAGACATAATATTAAGAACTATAATTTCTTTTATGGTGTTATTACTTCTAACTCGTATATTAGGAAAGAAACAACTGAGCCAATTAACTTTTTTTAATTATATAACAGGAATTACCCTTGGTTCTATTGCAGCTAATTTTTCAGCTCAATCAAATATTTCTTTAATAAATGGAATAGTAAGTTTGATTTGCTGGACTTTTCTAACTATCTTTATTGATTATATTTCTTTAAAATTTCCTAAAGCAAGAGTTGTATTAGATGGAGAGCCTACTATTGTAATAAAAAAAGGGAAAATACTTAATGAAAGATTAGCAGAAATGAGAATAAATATGGATGATTTGAGTATGATGCTTAGAAATGATGGTATTTTTTCAATTAGTGAAGTAGAGTATGCTATTTTAGAACCAGATGGTAAATTAAGTGTGTTGAAAAAAGTGGATTATCAAGAAGTTACAAAAAAAGATATGACTATAAAAGTAACTAAGCCTATGTATATACCTAGTGAAATTATTGTAGACGGGAAATTAATTAATAAAAATTTAAAAGAATTAAATATAAATCATGAATGGTTATATCAACAATTAAAAGAAGCTGGAATAAATAGAATTGACGAAGTATTTTATGCCGAAATAAAAAGTGATGGAACTATATATATAGATAAAAAATAA
- a CDS encoding YibE/F family protein — MKRQYKIFIFLFILFLVFSVVHGYSDYKSQESNDYIEAKAKVLKADNSNVNQAGISRIGDQQLEIKILNSKFKNKQINSVNHLVGSLEIDEFCKEGDTILVSLMVENDMITGAKVVSLYRQGWQLILFAVFVLCLLVYAKLIGLKALFSFIASLFVIWQFLITNLLEGKNPLITTTLTLALLSAIIIFSVAGFNKKGISAFVGTIFGLISTIIITVFFGNQMELYGMTAPFAQTLIFSGYMNLNMQHIFYSSIIIGASGASMDIAMDIAASMEEIRINKPDISRKDLIKSGFNVGRSVIGTMTTTLLLAYSGGYLTLLMLFTTRQTSLTQILNLKMVSAEIMRTVVGSIGLILVAPITAVFAGWIYSYDFKFQNDSNKNKNLYTSKKISVK, encoded by the coding sequence ATGAAAAGGCAATACAAGATTTTTATATTTTTGTTTATTTTATTTTTAGTATTTTCTGTAGTCCATGGTTATAGTGATTACAAATCACAAGAGAGCAATGATTATATAGAAGCTAAAGCTAAAGTATTAAAAGCTGATAATAGTAATGTTAATCAAGCTGGTATATCTAGAATTGGAGACCAACAATTAGAAATTAAAATACTTAATTCTAAATTTAAAAATAAACAAATAAATTCAGTAAACCATTTAGTTGGGAGTTTAGAAATTGATGAATTTTGTAAAGAAGGTGATACAATATTAGTTTCGTTAATGGTTGAAAATGATATGATTACTGGAGCAAAAGTAGTTTCTTTATATAGACAAGGTTGGCAATTAATATTATTTGCTGTATTTGTTTTATGCTTATTGGTTTATGCAAAGTTAATAGGATTAAAAGCACTTTTTTCTTTTATTGCAAGTCTATTTGTTATATGGCAATTTTTAATCACTAATTTATTAGAAGGAAAAAATCCATTAATAACTACGACTTTGACATTAGCATTATTATCAGCAATAATCATATTTTCTGTTGCAGGCTTTAATAAAAAAGGAATATCAGCATTTGTAGGGACTATATTTGGACTTATTTCAACTATAATAATAACTGTATTTTTTGGAAATCAAATGGAGTTATATGGAATGACAGCTCCTTTTGCTCAAACACTAATATTTAGTGGATATATGAATCTGAATATGCAACATATTTTTTATTCATCTATAATAATAGGAGCTTCTGGAGCCTCTATGGATATAGCTATGGATATAGCTGCTTCTATGGAAGAAATAAGAATAAACAAGCCTGATATATCCCGAAAAGATTTAATTAAATCTGGGTTTAATGTAGGAAGATCGGTAATAGGAACGATGACTACAACTTTATTATTGGCTTATTCAGGAGGGTATTTAACATTACTTATGTTATTTACGACTAGGCAAACAAGTTTAACTCAAATATTAAATTTAAAAATGGTATCAGCAGAAATAATGAGAACTGTAGTTGGTAGTATAGGGCTTATTCTAGTAGCACCTATAACTGCAGTTTTTGCAGGATGGATTTATTCATATGATTTTAAGTTTCAAAATGATTCAAATAAAAACAAAAATTTATATACTAGTAAAAAAATATCTGTAAAATAA